TGCTCGACCGCTTCTACGGAGCGACGGTCGCCCTCGCGGTCGAGGAGTTGTTCGCCTACGAACGACGAGGGACGGTGTGGACAGCATGAGCATTGCCGGAGACTGGGACGTCACGATCAAGACACCGATCGGCTCGCTCGCCGTGCGTTACACCTTCACCGAACAGGACGGCGCCCTCACCGGTTCCGCGACCGGCAAGGACGAGACGGTTGCGCTACAGGGCATCGTGGTTGATGGACAACGGATTACGTGGAGCCAGTCGGTGCGTAAGCCGATGCGGCTGAACCTCGACTTCGACGTCATCGTCGACGGCGACCGACTCGTCGGCCATTCTCGCGCGGGCCGCCTACCGCGGTCGGCGGTGACGGGTGTGCGCCGCCGCTAGGGCGCCATCTCGTAGGCGCCGTCGTAGGCCTTGACCCGTTCCCAGACCCGATGGAACCGTTCCGCGTCGGGAACGGGCTTGCGGATCGCGCTCAGCGCCCAGTCCTGCTGGGCCGTCGTCGCGGTCGGCTTACCATGCAGCGCAACGGCATACATATTGAAGTCGCGGATCTGGAAATCGAAGATCTGGTCGAGCATGTCGGCGTCCAGGCCCGTCAGCGCGGCCTGCTCCAGGATCAGCTGTCCGTACACGATCAACGAAAACAGATGTCCCACGTTGAGCAGGAAGTCGAGATCCTTCTGCTGGTCGGCGTCGGGCGCGGCGGTCAGGAGAAACTCACGGAATGCCTTGGCCTGGTCGTAGAACACCGCGACATTCGCAATGCCAGCATGTGCCTCGTACACCGGAGTCCAATCGGCGAACTGCACCTTTCCAGCACCCCGCGTCGGCCCCTGGTTCCAGAAGAATGTGTCGTCCGCAGCGTCGTTGCGCATCGGGATCGGCGGATATTCCTTGGGATTCAGCATGTAGTTCGGCATGAACTTGAGCACCAGGCCGACGTTCACGTGCACGGTGCCCTCCAGTCGCGGCAGGGTGCCGATGAACTGTGCAACCTCGCGGAACATCGTGTCCTTCTCGTATCCCTTGGCGGCGATCACGTCGTGCAACGCCCGCAGCACGGTTTCGCCCTCCATGGTGACCTTGGCTTTGGTCATGGGGTTGAACAGCAGATATCGGCGGTCATCGAGGCTCGCGGCACGGAAGTAGTCGACGGAGCGCTGGCTGAACAGCTTCATCGCGATCAGCCGCGAGTACGCGTCGACGAAGTTGGTTCGTACGTGGGTGAATTCGGTGACCGGGTTGCCGTACAGGATGCGGTTCTGAGCGTGGGTGATCGCCTCGTAGAAGGCGTGCTCTGACATGCCGATGGAGCACGAGCACAGGTTGAACTTGCCGACGTTGACCGTATTCAGCGCCGCGGCAAAGGCTTCCACGCCGGTGTGCAGAATGTCCTCCTCTCGCACCGGATAGTTGTCCAACCGGAAGGTGCTGACGTAGATCTGCATGTGCACGACGTTGTCGATCAGGTGGTAGTCGTCGTGCTGACTGTCGGCGACGAACCACATGTACGCGTCTTGGCCCTCGACGTCGCCGCGCCGTCCGAATACCGACACCATGCTGGCGACGTTGCCGTTGCCGATGTAGTACTTCTCCCCCGTCGCCCGGTACAGGATGCCGTTCGCGCGGTCCTCCTCGCTCGCCGGCGTCAGCACCATGTCGGTGTTGTAGACGTCGGCGCCGCGGGAGCGTTCGGACAACCCGAAGGCCATCACCTCGCCGGCGTCGAGGTCGTCGGCTGCCCTCAGCTTGGCGTCCTTGTTCTCGCTCTGCCAAATGGGTCCCAGGCCGAGAATGGTGACCTGTTCGGTGTACCAGTACGTCAGCCCGTAGAACCCGAGGATCTCCGAGAGGGCGGCGTTGCGCGCGGCATCCCAGCGCTTGTCCGGGTCGCCCGCGGCGAATTCCGACGGGGTGAGGAACGTCGCGAACAGTTTCTCGCGCTTGACGAAGTCGACGAAGTCGGCCGGCCATTGCGCGGCCAGATCGTCATCCAGTAGGCGCTTCTTGCCCTGACTTTCGAACCAGTCGATGGTCGCACGCAACAACCTGCGCGTTTCGGCATCGAACTGCGGCGGGTCGTAGGTGTTGGGGTCGAAAAGCAAGCCATCGGTCGTCATGGCCGCCAGCCTAGAACCGCCGCCGACGCTAAGGCGCCGGTTGCGGCGGTTGGATCGGGTTCGGGACGAAGGGCAGACCGGGAATCGTCTCGTAGGGCAGCGTCGGGACGGTCGGCGGCGGCGGTGGCGTGCTTGCCGGCGGCTGAGTGGTCGTGGGTGGCGGCGCTTCGCTGGTCGGCGGAGGAGGCGCGGTCGTCGTCTCCGGGGGCGGCGGAGTGGTCGGGGGTGGTTCGGTCGGGGATGCGGTCACCGTCTCGGTCACCGGCGGCGGTGGCGCCTCCTGCGTGGCGGTCTCGGGTGGCGGGGCCTGCGTCTCCGGCGGCAAAGGCGCCTCCGCGCTCGTGGCCGGAGGCTGTGAGGGGGCCGTGGTCGACGCCGTCTCCGGCGGGGTATCGCCGTCGCGCATCACGAAGATGAGGGCCGCCGCCAGTGCGACCAGCACCACCAACACGCCTGCCCCCAGCGCCACCTCGGGCCGGCGGTACCAGGGCAGCGCCTTCGCCGAGCGCTCGTCGTCATGCGGGTCGGGCTGGAACTGGATCTGCGGCCGGACGTCGTCGGGGTCGGCAGGCGAGTCGTACTCGTAGTGACCGGTCGGCGCCACGTCGGGAACGTCGTTGGCGTCCGACCATGCCAGTGCCCCGAACTGGCCCGACGGAGCCATCTCGTCGGCCGCCGGAACCACCTCGGGTGCCATCTGCGTGGCGGGCGCCGCCGCAGCGGCGGCAGCGGCCATGGCTGTCTGGTCGTCGTCGACGGTTCCGCGCACGGCCGTCAGGCCGGAGCCGATGGCCGCGGTCAGCTCGGGTTGACCGTTGGTGATTATCGGTACCCGGAAGCGGTCGGACAACGTTGTTGTGATGATCGGGATTCGCGCTCCTCCGCCGACGGTGGCAATCGCAGCAAGTTCGCGAACGCCGTTGCGCTCCAACGTTTCCTGCAGCACGCCAGCGAAGTCGGTGACCGGATGACGGATCGCGTCGTCGAGTTCGTTGCGCGTCAGCCTCACCTCGCCACGGTGTCCGGGCACGTCGGCCATCAACGAGGTGACGCTGGCGGTGGACAGCCGCTCCTTGGCGTTGCGGCACTCGGCCCGCAGACGCGTCAGCGAGCCGATCGCCGACGTACCCGACAGGTCGATGTTTCCCGCCGCCGACAGATCGTTGATCACGTGGGTGAGCAAGGCCTGGTCGACGAGATCACCGGAGAGATCGGTGTGGCGAACGGTGGGAGCAAGCGGCGCGTAGCCCGCGTCGGCGTCGAGCAGCGTGACGCTCGTCCCGGTGCCGCCGAAGTCGCACAGCGCGATGACGCCGCGCGTCGGCACACCCGGGTCGTCCTGCAGCGCCCGTACGGCGGCGGTGGCGTCGGACACCAGCGGCGCGGTGCCGAACTCCGGCAACGCGGCCAGCGCATTGCGCAGGCTTTCGACGGCCGCCGGACGCCAGTGTGCGGGATAGGTGACCGCGACCGGGTCGACCGGTGGCCGGCCGCCCGTCAAGGTGAGCAACAGGGCGCGCAGCGCATCGGCGAGCACACCGTCGGCGAGGTGGGTGGAACCGTCGGCCGCGACGATGCCGACCGGGTCACCGACTCGGTCGACGAAGTCGGTGAGGATCAGTCCACGCTCGTTGAGGTTGGGATTCTCGCTGGGCACCCCCACCTCGGGCGGCCGGTGCCCAAAGCGCGTCAGCACCGCGGTACGCGACAGCGCCGCTCGGCCCACGACCACCGCGGTCAGGCGTGTGGCACCTATCGAGAGCCCTAGCCCCTCTGACATGTCTTCCCGTCTCGATCAGATTGTTGTCCGGAGATGTCCATCTGATCAGACGGCGAAAACGTTACTCAGCGGATGGTCCCGAACCCGGGAATCAGTGGTAGATCGAGCGCGGTGACCCAGCCCGGGGACAGGTCGTTGACGGCAGGCACCGCGTTCAGCGCGCGCAGGCCGGTCGCGAGGCACCCGGCGGCCGCGGCATCGCGCCCCGAGCCGTCGGTGAACCTGAATGCGGTCTCCTGGAAGATGCTCGGCGTCCCCTCGATGTCGACGCGGTAGACGTCGTTCTGGTTGCCGGTCGGCCAGTCGGGTGCGGCGTCGTCGCCGATCCGGTTGACGTGTTCGAGCTGGATGCGGGTCTTGCCCTGGTAGAGGCCGTTGATCGTGAACCGCACGGCCGCGACGTTCCCCGCGGGGATGACGCCCTTGGCGGACTTGCGTTCGTTGGGGGTCACCCACTTGTCGTAGGTCGTGGTGATCTCGTCGAGCATGATGCCCGCCGCGTGCGCGATCATGGGAACGGTTCCGCCCCAGGCGAAGACTAGGATGTCGGGGGTTTCGAGCATGGCCTTCTTCTCGGGGGGCCTGCCGATTCCCATCTCACGCTCGTAGTCGCCGGTGTAGTTCGTGTAGTCGAGCAGTTCGGAAGCACGTACCGTACGCACCTCGGAGCACAGCCCCATCAGCGTCATGGGGAACAGGTCGTTGGCGAAGCCGGGATCGATGCCGGTGGTGAAACAGGACGCCTCGCCGAGCTCACAGGCCGCGGTGATGGGTTCGATCCAGTTGGGCGGGTTGAGGTGCATGGTCGGCCACACCCAAGGGGTCATCGCCGTCGAGCAGACGTCGATCCCCGCCCGTAGGAACCGGGTGATGAGGTTGATGTTCTCCTCGGCGTGCGCGGCGGTGGGTCCGTAGTGCACCAGGGCGTCGGGTTTGAGCGCGATCAGCGCGTCGATGTCGTCGGTGGCGGTGATTCCCAGCGTCGTGTCGAGACCGCAGACCTCTCCGACGTCGCGGCCGACCTTGTCGGGGTTGCTGACTCCGACGCCGACCAGTTCGAACAGCGGATGTTTGACGATCTCGGGGATCACCATCTGGCCGACGAAGCCAGTGCCGAAGACGACGATCCGCTTCTTCTGAGAGTCAACAGTCACGCGGTATCCGTTACCTTTCGCTCGGCCCCCGTCGTGACCCTAGCCGCCGCGCGAACCGACGGTGTAAGAGCTGCCTGGGAACGCCGAGTACGGATCCGATTTCGCCCCATGAGAGTCCACAATCACGGCCGGACCGGACGGCTTCGGCGTAGCGAGCCTGCGCGCGAGCGAGATCATCGCGAGCCTCACGAAGCTCGCGCACGCTCGCGCCGGAGAGCATGTCGTTCAGCACTCGGTCGGGCCCGGCGTCGTCGCCCGGCCTGTCAGGCGCACGCTCTATCTCGTCCATCACCCTTTGACGAGCGGCCTTCAACTCCGGATGGTCTAACCACCACGGCTTCGGACCGACCCCACCCCAGGCACCATCCGACCCAGCCGCGTCATCAATTGATGACGCCGTTGCGTCGGCACTATCCCCCGCCAACTCGTCGCAGGGCGCTGGCTCGGGCTCGTCGCATTCGCCCGGCGCCCAGCCCAACTCATCGAGCACCCTTTGACGGGCGGCCTGCAACTCCGGATGGCCAAACCACCACGGCTTCGGACCGACCCCACCCCAGGCACTACCCGACCCAGCCGCGTCATCAATTGATGACAGCGACGTCTCATCACTATCCATTCCGGAGAGCGTGCCTGCCACGTCTGACAAGCACGGTCGGCAAGCCCGGGAATGTTTACCGCTTCTGCGGCATTATCCACGCCATGACAACAGCAAGCGGAAAGCCACTCGCGGGACGACGGGCACTGGTCACCGGGGCGTCACGGGGAATCGGGGCCGAGATCGTGCGACGGCTGGCCGCCGACGGAGCCGCTGTCGCATTCACCTACGGCGCGTCGACGGCCGAGGCCGAGAAGCTGGTCGCCGAAGTCGCCGCCGACGGTGCGACGGTCGTGGCGATCCAGGCCGACGCCGCCGACCCCGAACAGGTGACCCACTCCGTCGAGGAAACCGTCGCCAAGCTCGGCGGCCTCGACATCCTCGTCAACAACGCAGGCATCGCGATCCTGGGCGACGTCGCATCCTTCCCGGCCGACCAGTTCGAGAAGATCGTGGCGATCAACATCCGCGGCGTGTTCGTCGCGATCCAGGCAGCACTCGCCCACCTCGGCGAGGGTGGACGCATCATCAACATCGGCAGCATCAACGCCGACCAGGTCCCGGGTCCCGGCCTGGCGGTGTACGCGATGACGAAGGCCGCCGTCGCGGGATTGACGCGCGGCCTGGCTCGCGACCTCGGGCCCAGCGGCATCACCGTCAACAACGTCCAGCCGGGCCCAATCAACACCGACATGAACCCCGACGAAGGCGAATTCGCCGAAATGGCAAAGAAAGTCATGGCCGGCGGTCGCTATGGTCAGCCCAGTGACGTCGCTGGCGTGG
The sequence above is drawn from the Mycobacterium gallinarum genome and encodes:
- a CDS encoding acyl-CoA dehydrogenase family protein — its product is MTTDGLLFDPNTYDPPQFDAETRRLLRATIDWFESQGKKRLLDDDLAAQWPADFVDFVKREKLFATFLTPSEFAAGDPDKRWDAARNAALSEILGFYGLTYWYTEQVTILGLGPIWQSENKDAKLRAADDLDAGEVMAFGLSERSRGADVYNTDMVLTPASEEDRANGILYRATGEKYYIGNGNVASMVSVFGRRGDVEGQDAYMWFVADSQHDDYHLIDNVVHMQIYVSTFRLDNYPVREEDILHTGVEAFAAALNTVNVGKFNLCSCSIGMSEHAFYEAITHAQNRILYGNPVTEFTHVRTNFVDAYSRLIAMKLFSQRSVDYFRAASLDDRRYLLFNPMTKAKVTMEGETVLRALHDVIAAKGYEKDTMFREVAQFIGTLPRLEGTVHVNVGLVLKFMPNYMLNPKEYPPIPMRNDAADDTFFWNQGPTRGAGKVQFADWTPVYEAHAGIANVAVFYDQAKAFREFLLTAAPDADQQKDLDFLLNVGHLFSLIVYGQLILEQAALTGLDADMLDQIFDFQIRDFNMYAVALHGKPTATTAQQDWALSAIRKPVPDAERFHRVWERVKAYDGAYEMAP
- a CDS encoding 3-oxoacyl-ACP reductase family protein, whose translation is MTTASGKPLAGRRALVTGASRGIGAEIVRRLAADGAAVAFTYGASTAEAEKLVAEVAADGATVVAIQADAADPEQVTHSVEETVAKLGGLDILVNNAGIAILGDVASFPADQFEKIVAINIRGVFVAIQAALAHLGEGGRIINIGSINADQVPGPGLAVYAMTKAAVAGLTRGLARDLGPSGITVNNVQPGPINTDMNPDEGEFAEMAKKVMAGGRYGQPSDVAGVVSYLAGPDTGYITGAHWNVDGGFTV
- a CDS encoding Hsp70 family protein, whose product is MSEGLGLSIGATRLTAVVVGRAALSRTAVLTRFGHRPPEVGVPSENPNLNERGLILTDFVDRVGDPVGIVAADGSTHLADGVLADALRALLLTLTGGRPPVDPVAVTYPAHWRPAAVESLRNALAALPEFGTAPLVSDATAAVRALQDDPGVPTRGVIALCDFGGTGTSVTLLDADAGYAPLAPTVRHTDLSGDLVDQALLTHVINDLSAAGNIDLSGTSAIGSLTRLRAECRNAKERLSTASVTSLMADVPGHRGEVRLTRNELDDAIRHPVTDFAGVLQETLERNGVRELAAIATVGGGARIPIITTTLSDRFRVPIITNGQPELTAAIGSGLTAVRGTVDDDQTAMAAAAAAAAPATQMAPEVVPAADEMAPSGQFGALAWSDANDVPDVAPTGHYEYDSPADPDDVRPQIQFQPDPHDDERSAKALPWYRRPEVALGAGVLVVLVALAAALIFVMRDGDTPPETASTTAPSQPPATSAEAPLPPETQAPPPETATQEAPPPPVTETVTASPTEPPPTTPPPPETTTAPPPPTSEAPPPTTTQPPASTPPPPPTVPTLPYETIPGLPFVPNPIQPPQPAP
- a CDS encoding NAD(P)H-dependent amine dehydrogenase family protein, encoding MTVDSQKKRIVVFGTGFVGQMVIPEIVKHPLFELVGVGVSNPDKVGRDVGEVCGLDTTLGITATDDIDALIALKPDALVHYGPTAAHAEENINLITRFLRAGIDVCSTAMTPWVWPTMHLNPPNWIEPITAACELGEASCFTTGIDPGFANDLFPMTLMGLCSEVRTVRASELLDYTNYTGDYEREMGIGRPPEKKAMLETPDILVFAWGGTVPMIAHAAGIMLDEITTTYDKWVTPNERKSAKGVIPAGNVAAVRFTINGLYQGKTRIQLEHVNRIGDDAAPDWPTGNQNDVYRVDIEGTPSIFQETAFRFTDGSGRDAAAAGCLATGLRALNAVPAVNDLSPGWVTALDLPLIPGFGTIR